A segment of the Georgenia sp. M64 genome:
GTGCACACGCTGACGGCGTCGATCTCGGGGTCGGCAAGGAGGTCCTCGAGGGTGTCGTGCGCGCGCGCCACCCCGAAGGTCTCCGCCTTGGCCCGGTTCCGGTCAGCGTCGATGTCGTAGGTGCCCATCAGGCGCACCGCGGGGTTGGCCGCGTAGGCGCCCAGGTGCATGTCGGCGATCGAGCCGACGCCGATGACGCCGATGCCCAGCCGGCTCACCGGGCGGCCTCCGCCTCGTCGAAGAGCCGCTTGGCGTTGGCCAGACCCACCGTGCAGCCCATGAGGCACTCCTCGATGCCCTCGAACTCGATGGAGATGAAGCCGTCGTAGCCGGCGTCGAGGATGCCGCGGACGATCCCGCGCATGTCGAGGTCGCCGTACCCGACGATGGAGCCGAGCAGGTAGGAGCCGCCGGGCGTGTGGTGCCAGCCGTCCCCGGGGAGCTGGGAGCGCACGTAGAAGTCCTTGAGGTGGACGATCGAGGCGTACGGGGCGTTCTGCTGGACAGCGACGACGGGGTTCTCGTCGACCGACATGAAGTTGCCGACGTCGAGGGTGGTCTTGAAGTTCGGCTCATCGACGAGGTGGATGAGGCGCCGCACCCGCTCGCTGCCGTTCATGAGCAGGCCGTGGTTCTCCACGCTGGTGGTGATGCCGTACTGGGCGCCGTACTGCGCGACCTCCTTGCTCGCCTCGACCATCCGCGGGAGGAGCTGCTCGAACTCGGCGACGTCCTTGGCGCGGTGCGCCCACTTGGAGACGTCGTGGCGGAACAGGGTGATGCCGAGCTCGGCGGCGACGTCGAGGTGCCGCTTGAGCCTGGCCATGTCGCGCTCGGCGTTCTCCCCCAGGAGGTCGGCGGGCACGACGAGGTTGGACAGGGTGACCCCGCGGTCGGCGGCGCGCTTCTTGATCTCCTGGACGAACCCCGGGTCGGCGTCGAGCGTGGAGGTGTCGTTGGAGATCTCGGGCGAGAGCGAGACGGTCGCGATCTCCATGTGGGTCGCGTCGCTCTCGGCGATCCAGTCGATGACGTCGAGGAGCGTCATCCG
Coding sequences within it:
- a CDS encoding sugar phosphate isomerase/epimerase, translated to MQFGFSSYSFYQHLRAGRMTLLDVIDWIAESDATHMEIATVSLSPEISNDTSTLDADPGFVQEIKKRAADRGVTLSNLVVPADLLGENAERDMARLKRHLDVAAELGITLFRHDVSKWAHRAKDVAEFEQLLPRMVEASKEVAQYGAQYGITTSVENHGLLMNGSERVRRLIHLVDEPNFKTTLDVGNFMSVDENPVVAVQQNAPYASIVHLKDFYVRSQLPGDGWHHTPGGSYLLGSIVGYGDLDMRGIVRGILDAGYDGFISIEFEGIEECLMGCTVGLANAKRLFDEAEAAR